In the genome of Pontibacillus halophilus JSM 076056 = DSM 19796, one region contains:
- a CDS encoding BCCT family transporter → MKTKIMDWPTFIGAFLLLLFVTIPLIIFPQQGADIVGQANDFMTSNFGVLFLIMGLGALFFLIYVAFSKNGHIKLGDQGEKPEFGNFSWAAMLFCAGIGSSVLYWGTIEWAYYYQSPPFGMEAGTQEAIAWSSAYGMFHWGPIAWALYTLPALPIAYFYYVRKKPVLKISEACRPVIGDKADGPLGKVIDVLFMFGLMGGAGTTLALGTPMIAQGVSHLTGAEPTIGLKTVILVVCTVIFAVSAYTGLKKGIKVLSDVNLWLSLFLLAFVFVFGPTLFISEATFNSLGLVLDNFFKMSTWTEPFRNFGPFNETGFPEGWTIFYWAWWLVYAPFIGLFIAKISRGRTIRQMIIGTILYGSIGCVLFFGIIGNYGLYMQLSGQYDVIAVLNSQGAPAAIIDVFNQLPLGSFIIGIFTILAVIFLATTFDSGSYILASVTQKNVEEEPLRWNRLFWAFALCLLPLTLMYLGGLGTLQTASIVGGFPLIFIMFMLGWSFMKASNEDLEASEEYRPKTINLDARKIRQRKKMRKQEQESGGKNDKITG, encoded by the coding sequence ATGAAAACAAAGATTATGGATTGGCCTACATTTATAGGAGCCTTCCTCTTGTTACTGTTCGTAACAATTCCTCTAATTATTTTTCCTCAACAAGGAGCCGATATAGTCGGACAGGCAAACGATTTCATGACATCGAACTTCGGAGTGCTGTTCCTAATTATGGGCTTGGGCGCATTATTCTTCCTCATTTATGTCGCCTTTAGTAAGAATGGACATATTAAATTAGGAGACCAGGGAGAGAAACCTGAATTTGGGAATTTCTCTTGGGCTGCCATGTTATTCTGTGCAGGGATTGGGTCTAGTGTTCTCTATTGGGGAACAATCGAATGGGCTTATTACTACCAATCACCTCCATTCGGTATGGAGGCTGGCACACAGGAAGCGATTGCGTGGTCTTCTGCTTATGGAATGTTCCACTGGGGACCGATTGCATGGGCACTTTATACATTACCAGCATTACCGATTGCGTACTTCTATTACGTAAGGAAGAAACCTGTATTAAAGATTAGTGAAGCTTGTCGACCTGTTATCGGAGACAAAGCAGATGGACCACTTGGGAAAGTAATCGATGTTCTGTTTATGTTCGGATTAATGGGTGGAGCAGGTACAACGCTTGCACTTGGAACGCCTATGATTGCACAAGGGGTTTCACACTTAACTGGCGCGGAGCCAACAATTGGACTAAAGACAGTGATTCTTGTCGTATGTACAGTCATCTTTGCAGTTAGTGCGTACACAGGATTAAAGAAAGGGATTAAAGTTCTGTCAGATGTGAACTTATGGTTATCTCTATTCTTGCTTGCATTTGTCTTTGTATTTGGTCCAACTCTATTTATCTCAGAGGCTACGTTTAATAGTCTAGGACTTGTATTGGATAACTTCTTTAAGATGAGCACATGGACAGAGCCATTTAGAAACTTTGGTCCGTTCAATGAAACTGGTTTCCCAGAAGGCTGGACGATTTTCTATTGGGCATGGTGGCTTGTGTACGCACCATTTATCGGATTATTTATTGCTAAGATCTCAAGGGGACGTACCATCCGTCAAATGATTATTGGAACCATTCTATATGGATCAATTGGGTGTGTCTTGTTCTTTGGAATCATTGGAAACTATGGCTTATATATGCAGCTTTCAGGTCAGTATGACGTAATCGCTGTCCTTAATAGCCAAGGTGCACCAGCTGCCATCATTGATGTATTCAACCAACTTCCACTTGGTTCATTTATTATCGGAATCTTCACGATTTTAGCAGTGATCTTCTTAGCGACAACATTTGATTCAGGTTCTTACATTCTTGCATCTGTTACACAGAAGAATGTCGAGGAAGAACCGCTTCGATGGAACCGCCTATTCTGGGCGTTTGCACTATGCCTACTGCCGTTAACGCTCATGTACCTCGGTGGATTAGGTACGCTGCAAACCGCGAGTATTGTAGGAGGATTCCCGTTAATCTTTATCATGTTCATGCTAGGTTGGTCGTTTATGAAAGCTTCAAACGAAGACTTGGAAGCTTCTGAAGAGTATCGCCCTAAAACGATTAATCTCGATGCGCGCAAAATACGTCAACGCAAGAAGATGCGAAAACAAGAGCAAGAGAGTGGCGGAAAGAACGACAAGATTACAGGGTAA
- a CDS encoding BCCT family transporter, with amino-acid sequence MKRNIIDWPTFIGAFILLISVTIPLVLFPEAGAAVVNDANEFMTSTFGVVFLIMGLASFFFVLYVSYSKNGQIKLGDEDEEPEFGKFSWAAMLFCGGIGSSILYWGTIEWAYYYQSPPFGIEAGTEEAIAWSSAYGIFHWGPVAWAIYTLPALAIAYFYYVRKRPVLKVSEACRPVIGKYADGWLGKVIDILFIFGILGGAGTTLALGTPMIAQGVSELTGLQPTLGLKTFILLLCTAIFGVSAYTGLKKGIKVLSDINLWLAIFLLVFVFIFGPTLFISESTINSLGVVVDNFFRMGTWTEPFGDFGPFAETKFPEGWTVFYWAWWLVYAPYIGLFVAKISRGRTIKQMAMGTMVYGTLGCVLFFGVIGNYGLYMQLSGEYDVLAVLAQQGAPAAIIEVFGQLPLGTFIVGIFTVLAVIFLATSFDSSSYILASVAQRNVEDEPLRWNRLFWAFSLAILPLTLMYIGGLSTLQTASIIGGTPQLFIMALLAWSFMKASNEDLRASENYKPKTIYLNAKEIKKRRKKRRQVLQESQTETKAK; translated from the coding sequence ATGAAGCGAAACATTATTGATTGGCCTACGTTTATAGGGGCTTTTATCTTGTTGATTTCAGTGACCATCCCACTCGTCCTATTCCCGGAAGCGGGGGCGGCAGTGGTAAACGATGCGAACGAATTTATGACTTCCACGTTCGGTGTTGTGTTCTTAATTATGGGCTTGGCTAGTTTCTTCTTTGTGCTGTATGTGTCCTATAGCAAGAACGGGCAAATTAAATTAGGGGATGAAGACGAAGAGCCTGAATTCGGGAAATTCTCTTGGGCAGCCATGTTATTCTGTGGAGGAATTGGCTCGAGCATTCTGTACTGGGGGACGATTGAGTGGGCTTATTACTATCAATCCCCGCCATTTGGAATTGAAGCGGGGACAGAAGAGGCCATTGCGTGGTCTTCTGCTTATGGAATTTTTCATTGGGGTCCTGTAGCATGGGCCATTTACACACTTCCAGCACTTGCGATTGCTTATTTCTACTATGTGAGAAAACGTCCTGTATTAAAGGTTAGTGAAGCGTGTCGTCCTGTTATTGGTAAATATGCTGACGGATGGTTAGGGAAAGTCATCGATATCCTGTTCATCTTCGGTATTCTTGGAGGTGCAGGAACCACACTTGCCCTAGGAACACCCATGATTGCTCAAGGTGTCTCGGAATTAACGGGACTACAGCCGACGTTAGGGTTGAAAACGTTTATTTTGCTACTATGTACGGCTATATTTGGAGTAAGTGCTTATACGGGACTTAAGAAAGGAATTAAAGTACTTAGCGATATTAACCTGTGGTTAGCTATTTTTCTATTAGTGTTTGTCTTTATCTTTGGTCCAACGCTCTTTATATCAGAATCAACGATTAATAGTTTAGGCGTTGTGGTAGACAATTTCTTTAGAATGGGCACGTGGACAGAGCCGTTCGGAGACTTTGGTCCATTTGCTGAGACGAAATTTCCAGAGGGGTGGACAGTCTTTTACTGGGCATGGTGGCTCGTTTATGCTCCTTATATTGGATTGTTCGTCGCTAAGATTTCTAGAGGAAGAACGATTAAACAGATGGCGATGGGTACAATGGTGTACGGTACGCTAGGTTGTGTATTGTTCTTTGGGGTCATTGGAAACTATGGGCTTTATATGCAGCTTTCAGGAGAATACGACGTGTTGGCTGTTTTAGCGCAACAAGGCGCTCCTGCTGCCATTATCGAAGTCTTTGGTCAATTGCCGCTTGGGACATTTATCGTTGGAATCTTTACGGTGTTGGCTGTGATCTTCCTTGCGACATCATTTGATTCGAGCTCATACATTTTAGCGTCTGTTGCACAGCGTAACGTAGAAGACGAGCCGCTACGTTGGAATCGATTATTCTGGGCATTCTCATTAGCCATACTTCCTCTTACCCTTATGTATATAGGTGGGCTGAGTACACTTCAGACCGCAAGCATAATAGGCGGGACACCGCAACTGTTTATTATGGCACTGTTAGCATGGTCATTTATGAAAGCTTCGAATGAGGATTTAAGAGCATCAGAGAATTATAAGCCTAAGACAATCTACTTAAATGCCAAAGAAATTAAAAAGCGGAGAAAAAAGAGGCGTCAAGTTCTTCAGGAGTCTCAAACAGAAACGAAAGCGAAATAG
- a CDS encoding CPBP family intramembrane glutamic endopeptidase, which produces MKNVYLIAILTMGFLSFSNFFGVKIAGISVVIGIVFFFIVKSLDGKDDLHNNLSIKDFGTILKDRSIWFWISSPLLMNVFCFSFAVLLLPEFIEHLNTRTGPMVSFNTLLLVVLQLGILALGEEIAWRGFFQKQLNKWLPIIPTLILTSFLFSFAHFAMGDSVVVIFDSLFIFINSVLYGFIFYRTNNLWVSAFSHFIANVFSVLVISIL; this is translated from the coding sequence ATGAAAAATGTTTATTTGATAGCTATCTTAACTATGGGATTTCTATCTTTTTCAAACTTTTTTGGGGTGAAGATTGCTGGAATATCTGTAGTCATCGGTATAGTCTTCTTCTTTATCGTTAAGAGTTTAGATGGTAAAGATGATCTTCATAATAATTTAAGCATAAAAGATTTTGGAACAATACTGAAAGATAGATCCATTTGGTTTTGGATTAGTTCACCATTACTTATGAATGTTTTCTGTTTTAGTTTTGCTGTTTTGTTATTACCTGAATTCATAGAACACCTCAACACCAGAACGGGGCCTATGGTTTCATTCAATACATTATTGTTAGTAGTCCTACAACTTGGTATTTTAGCGTTGGGGGAAGAGATTGCGTGGCGGGGATTTTTCCAAAAGCAGTTAAATAAATGGTTACCAATCATTCCAACGTTAATTTTGACATCTTTCTTATTTTCGTTCGCTCATTTTGCAATGGGAGATAGTGTAGTTGTCATATTTGATAGTTTATTCATTTTCATTAATAGCGTTTTGTATGGTTTCATCTTTTACAGAACAAATAATTTGTGGGTGAGTGCCTTCTCGCATTTTATTGCTAATGTCTTTAGTGTTCTTGTCATCTCGATACTTTAA
- a CDS encoding DUF819 domain-containing protein, which translates to MNEAANGALIQDPVGILAYLSALMGGVFMLSQLKNPIVQKIFHYLPPLIWAYFLPMISTTIGITPNSSDLYSFIGTYILPFGLLLLLLSTDVKATLKLGPKALILFLTGTLGVVIGGPIALALFQPFLPEDAWKGVAALAGSWIGGSANMAALMESVDTPNSILSPIIIVDTLVGLSWMGVMIFLSGYQDQFNKWNKADNSVVEKINENIGELAAKKSKPLTVPHFLGILGFGFGVSYVVVLIAKQLPSTSVLSTGTWTILIISALGVIFSFTKVKELDEYGGSKIGYGAIYLLLTTFGAQANLADVVNAPAFIFMGIVWLAIHVILLFGMARLLRAPLFFIAVGSQGNIGGTSSAPIVASVFQPALAPVGLLMGITGNIVGTYAAVLCAQLAEMVATMM; encoded by the coding sequence ATGAATGAAGCAGCGAATGGAGCTTTAATTCAAGACCCAGTAGGGATCCTCGCATATTTAAGTGCGCTTATGGGTGGCGTTTTTATGCTTTCCCAATTGAAAAACCCTATTGTTCAGAAAATTTTTCATTATTTGCCTCCTTTAATATGGGCATATTTCTTACCGATGATTTCAACTACCATTGGCATAACGCCAAATAGTAGTGACCTATACAGCTTTATCGGTACGTACATCCTTCCATTTGGCTTATTATTGCTCTTATTATCTACTGATGTTAAGGCAACGTTGAAGCTCGGTCCAAAGGCATTAATCTTGTTCCTAACTGGAACGCTTGGTGTCGTGATTGGGGGTCCAATTGCGCTCGCACTCTTCCAGCCATTCTTACCAGAGGATGCTTGGAAAGGGGTAGCGGCACTTGCGGGAAGCTGGATTGGCGGCTCAGCAAACATGGCTGCATTAATGGAGTCTGTGGATACGCCAAATAGCATTCTGTCTCCGATCATTATTGTCGATACGCTTGTCGGATTAAGTTGGATGGGGGTTATGATCTTTCTATCTGGCTATCAGGACCAGTTTAACAAATGGAACAAAGCAGATAACTCCGTTGTTGAGAAGATTAATGAAAACATAGGAGAATTGGCAGCGAAGAAATCTAAGCCTTTGACAGTACCTCATTTCTTAGGGATATTAGGATTTGGATTTGGTGTCTCTTATGTGGTTGTGCTCATCGCGAAACAATTGCCATCAACGTCTGTATTGTCGACAGGGACGTGGACCATTCTCATCATTTCCGCGCTTGGCGTCATCTTCTCGTTCACTAAGGTGAAAGAGTTAGATGAATATGGTGGAAGTAAAATAGGGTATGGCGCGATTTATCTGTTGCTCACTACGTTCGGGGCTCAGGCGAATTTAGCTGATGTAGTGAATGCACCTGCGTTTATCTTTATGGGAATTGTGTGGCTAGCGATTCACGTTATTCTCTTATTCGGAATGGCACGTCTATTACGGGCGCCGCTCTTCTTCATCGCAGTAGGTTCACAAGGGAACATTGGTGGGACAAGTTCAGCACCAATCGTTGCATCCGTCTTCCAACCAGCGCTTGCACCAGTTGGATTATTAATGGGAATCACCGGGAACATTGTAGGTACGTATGCAGCCGTCTTATGTGCCCAACTTGCAGAAATGGTTGCCACTATGATGTAA
- a CDS encoding Na+/H+ antiporter NhaC family protein produces the protein MQVRNCRTSSHSEKRFFYSEIYSLRSAIMKKQGNLLAFTPLVIFLALFLGSGIVTGDFYKLPILVAALIAAVVALAMNPKEKLETKVEQFARGAGDSNIIIMVFIFILAGAFSQVANDMGAVDSTVNLALTALPQSLVIVGLFIISAFISISMGTSTGTIGALVAIGVGISQATDFSVTFVMGAIIGGSMFGDNLSVISDTTIAAVRTQQTEMADKFKANFLIVLPAALVTITILIFASIGNASPVDTESFNWVKILPYIGVLVAAVLGVNVLAVLTSGILLAAIIGFIDGSFESLTAIASSVGDGALSMASLVMLTLIIGGIVATIRENGGLDFLLNTMTKKVKSKRGGQFSIAGLIATTNLSTANNTISILTVGPLAKQISDEYGIDSRRSASILDIFACTVQGLIPYGAQMLIAAEAAGVSPVQIFPYTFYPMLIGVMGIIAIATGFPKLKPKQA, from the coding sequence ATACAAGTACGTAACTGTAGAACCTCTTCTCATAGCGAGAAGAGGTTTTTTTATTCGGAGATCTATTCATTAAGGAGTGCTATCATGAAGAAACAAGGAAATTTATTGGCGTTTACGCCGCTTGTCATATTCCTCGCATTATTTCTAGGATCAGGTATTGTCACAGGTGACTTCTACAAACTGCCGATCCTCGTGGCAGCCTTAATTGCTGCAGTTGTAGCATTGGCTATGAATCCAAAGGAAAAATTGGAAACAAAAGTTGAACAATTTGCTCGAGGAGCTGGAGATTCGAACATTATTATCATGGTCTTTATCTTTATTTTAGCAGGTGCCTTCTCTCAAGTTGCCAACGATATGGGAGCCGTTGATTCTACTGTTAATTTAGCGCTCACCGCTCTTCCACAGAGTCTTGTCATTGTTGGGTTATTTATTATTAGTGCCTTTATCTCTATTTCAATGGGTACTTCGACAGGAACGATTGGTGCACTTGTTGCCATTGGGGTTGGAATTAGCCAGGCAACCGACTTCTCCGTGACGTTTGTTATGGGAGCGATTATCGGTGGTTCCATGTTCGGAGACAATTTATCCGTTATTTCGGATACAACGATTGCTGCAGTTCGTACGCAACAAACGGAAATGGCGGACAAATTCAAAGCCAACTTCTTGATTGTCTTGCCTGCTGCCCTTGTAACCATTACGATTCTTATCTTTGCATCCATCGGGAATGCATCTCCTGTTGATACAGAATCCTTTAACTGGGTGAAAATCCTTCCTTACATCGGAGTACTCGTTGCAGCCGTACTCGGTGTGAACGTGTTGGCCGTACTCACATCAGGAATCTTATTAGCAGCGATCATTGGATTTATTGATGGAAGCTTTGAGAGCCTGACAGCTATTGCTTCTTCTGTTGGCGACGGTGCCCTAAGCATGGCTAGTCTTGTGATGTTAACGCTAATCATTGGAGGAATTGTGGCAACCATCCGCGAAAATGGTGGACTTGATTTCCTCTTGAATACCATGACAAAGAAAGTAAAATCAAAACGTGGTGGACAGTTCTCGATTGCTGGACTTATCGCAACGACGAACTTGTCTACAGCAAACAACACCATTTCAATCCTGACAGTAGGTCCGTTGGCAAAGCAGATTTCAGATGAATATGGAATCGATTCTAGACGTTCCGCATCCATTCTCGATATCTTCGCCTGTACCGTCCAAGGATTAATTCCATACGGTGCCCAAATGCTAATTGCTGCAGAAGCGGCAGGTGTATCCCCTGTCCAAATCTTCCCATACACCTTCTATCCAATGCTCATTGGCGTTATGGGAATCATCGCAATTGCAACTGGGTTCCCGAAATTAAAACCTAAACAAGCATAA
- a CDS encoding NUDIX hydrolase, whose amino-acid sequence MKQERVVSIDIKFTVNDQRFNYRTVAVLIQDNHILVHRVLSDNHWTLPGGRVVMGETGSESLKREMLEELGYTVEVDRLLWFNENFFTYRNRNYHEIGLYYAVHTEVPLPLHKGTFSGLEDEPVEYKWVSLDELDTIELSPSFLPSKLCELNGHLEHLIEGYSHGEPLGS is encoded by the coding sequence ATGAAACAAGAAAGGGTGGTTTCTATCGATATTAAGTTTACGGTTAACGACCAACGCTTTAATTACCGTACTGTAGCTGTTCTAATTCAGGACAACCACATCCTCGTTCACCGAGTCCTATCAGATAATCATTGGACATTACCTGGTGGACGCGTTGTAATGGGGGAAACCGGAAGCGAAAGCTTAAAGCGCGAAATGCTAGAGGAGCTTGGGTATACCGTTGAAGTGGACCGTCTACTTTGGTTCAATGAGAACTTTTTCACATATCGAAATCGAAACTACCACGAGATTGGACTCTACTACGCTGTTCATACGGAAGTTCCATTGCCCCTTCATAAGGGAACGTTCTCAGGTCTTGAAGATGAACCTGTTGAATACAAGTGGGTCTCCCTTGACGAACTGGACACGATTGAGCTCTCGCCCTCCTTCCTCCCGTCCAAGCTTTGTGAATTAAACGGGCATTTGGAGCATTTAATTGAAGGTTATTCCCATGGAGAGCCGCTTGGATCGTAA
- a CDS encoding general stress protein: MKPFVREYTNDEVLKDDVQKLSNNGIHKDNIYLMTHDDDRTERLADSTDANTVGLNEMNMKEAVGNLFNKKGDELRNKLQDLGFSASEAETYEERLDEGKVLLMVQDSSSVEHILN, translated from the coding sequence ATGAAACCATTTGTAAGAGAGTACACAAACGACGAGGTATTAAAAGATGACGTTCAAAAGCTGTCTAACAACGGCATCCATAAGGACAATATTTATTTAATGACTCACGATGACGATCGCACTGAACGTTTAGCTGACTCTACAGATGCAAATACAGTAGGGTTGAATGAAATGAATATGAAAGAAGCTGTTGGGAATCTGTTCAACAAGAAGGGCGATGAGCTTCGTAACAAACTACAAGACCTAGGATTTTCTGCATCTGAAGCTGAGACGTACGAAGAGCGATTAGATGAAGGGAAAGTGCTTCTAATGGTTCAAGATTCCTCAAGTGTCGAGCATATTCTGAATTAA
- the thiT gene encoding energy-coupled thiamine transporter ThiT: MERKKILFLVEIPMFATLAFILDFFPFLSFKLWAQGGSVSFSMVPVLLVAFRWGIKGGIYSGLLFGLLNMLFGGYVFTPVQAALDYIVAFGAIGLSGVFSHGVRQANKNGHKKRFLTYITFGALIGSTVRFLCHFIAGIVFFSQYTPEGQTVWYYALWYNGSYMLPSFLLSTIILSLLFYKQPRLLRT; the protein is encoded by the coding sequence ATGGAACGTAAGAAAATTTTATTTTTAGTTGAAATTCCAATGTTTGCAACATTAGCTTTCATACTCGATTTTTTCCCGTTTTTATCCTTTAAATTATGGGCGCAGGGTGGTTCAGTATCATTCTCAATGGTACCGGTTCTACTCGTCGCGTTCCGATGGGGGATAAAGGGAGGAATCTATTCAGGCCTATTGTTTGGCTTACTCAACATGCTCTTTGGAGGGTATGTATTCACACCTGTCCAGGCCGCGCTAGACTACATCGTTGCCTTTGGCGCTATCGGTCTATCAGGGGTATTTAGTCATGGTGTTCGACAAGCGAACAAGAATGGGCATAAGAAGCGATTTCTTACGTACATTACGTTTGGTGCGCTAATAGGAAGCACGGTTCGTTTCCTCTGTCATTTCATAGCGGGCATCGTCTTCTTTAGTCAATATACCCCAGAAGGCCAAACGGTTTGGTACTACGCACTTTGGTACAATGGTTCATACATGCTGCCATCGTTTCTCTTAAGTACGATTATTTTGTCGTTACTTTTCTACAAACAACCTAGATTGTTACGTACCTAA
- a CDS encoding TetR/AcrR family transcriptional regulator — protein sequence MKRKEEERKSQLLKATFQAIYDKSFSTVTLQDISDYAGVSKGVTNYYFRNKEDVFAHLLQWITDRIYEKEATAVNGTNKADDKLQAYLHAVFIGPEENEKFYQVYLEFLAHVRKVPLFHEINQAFHENCYRISKEIIQTGIDEGLYSKELQIESVARNIRAVIDGTLIQWLTVADREEHDTYKQHCYEAIKKLLSH from the coding sequence ATGAAGAGGAAAGAGGAAGAACGTAAATCACAATTATTAAAGGCTACCTTTCAAGCCATTTATGATAAAAGCTTCTCAACAGTCACACTTCAAGACATCTCGGACTACGCAGGCGTAAGCAAAGGGGTCACAAACTATTATTTCCGTAATAAAGAAGATGTGTTTGCTCACCTATTGCAATGGATTACAGACCGCATTTATGAGAAAGAAGCAACTGCTGTCAATGGAACTAATAAAGCGGATGATAAACTTCAGGCTTACCTCCATGCGGTCTTTATTGGACCTGAGGAGAACGAAAAGTTTTATCAAGTGTACCTTGAATTTTTAGCCCACGTACGTAAAGTACCCCTATTTCATGAGATTAATCAGGCTTTCCACGAGAATTGTTATCGGATCAGCAAGGAAATCATTCAAACTGGAATAGATGAAGGCCTCTACAGTAAAGAGCTACAAATAGAATCCGTCGCTAGAAACATCCGAGCTGTTATTGATGGTACACTCATCCAATGGCTTACGGTTGCCGATAGAGAAGAACACGATACGTATAAACAACATTGCTATGAAGCCATTAAAAAACTGCTCTCCCACTAA
- a CDS encoding NADPH:quinone oxidoreductase family protein encodes MSMTFRSLLATKQDEQVNLEVVEREMKDLPEGDVTIKVAYSSVNYKDGLAINPKAKVVQSYPIVPGIDLAGTVVESDHEAYQEGDEVIVTSYELGVAHDGGFSDYARVKSEWIVPLPDGMSMKEAMTFGTAGFTAALSVHRLEQNGLQPSDGPVLVQGATGGVGSMAVAMLAKNGYTVYASTGKDSEHDYLRSLGAAEILSREDVTPEKLRPLQKQRFAAAVDPVGGKPLASVLSSIQYGGSVAVSGLTAGVEVPTTVMPFILRGVDLLGIDSVYTPMELRRQVWQRLATDLKPDTLNEIENEISLDELPDTLQSILQSKVRGRTVVNLSN; translated from the coding sequence ATGAGTATGACATTTCGTTCGTTATTAGCTACGAAACAAGATGAACAAGTGAATCTAGAAGTCGTTGAACGTGAGATGAAAGACCTTCCAGAAGGTGATGTCACGATTAAAGTGGCGTATTCAAGCGTGAACTATAAAGATGGTCTTGCTATAAATCCAAAGGCAAAGGTTGTACAAAGCTATCCAATTGTTCCAGGGATTGACCTTGCAGGTACAGTCGTTGAATCTGACCACGAAGCTTATCAAGAAGGGGATGAAGTCATCGTCACGAGCTATGAACTTGGTGTGGCGCATGATGGTGGATTCAGTGATTATGCACGTGTGAAATCAGAATGGATTGTCCCATTACCAGACGGGATGAGCATGAAAGAAGCGATGACATTCGGTACTGCTGGTTTCACGGCTGCATTATCTGTTCATCGGTTGGAACAAAATGGACTACAGCCTTCTGACGGACCGGTACTTGTTCAAGGTGCGACAGGTGGAGTAGGAAGTATGGCTGTCGCAATGCTTGCAAAGAATGGATATACGGTATACGCAAGTACAGGTAAGGATTCTGAGCATGACTATTTAAGATCTCTAGGCGCAGCAGAAATTCTATCACGTGAAGATGTGACGCCTGAGAAGCTTCGCCCTCTTCAAAAGCAACGCTTCGCAGCTGCTGTAGACCCGGTGGGCGGCAAACCTCTAGCTTCCGTATTAAGCTCTATTCAATATGGAGGTTCGGTTGCGGTAAGTGGTTTAACAGCCGGTGTAGAAGTGCCAACAACAGTTATGCCATTCATCTTAAGAGGAGTAGATTTACTTGGCATTGATTCTGTCTACACTCCAATGGAGTTACGCCGGCAAGTATGGCAACGTCTTGCAACAGACCTTAAGCCAGATACACTCAACGAAATTGAGAACGAAATTAGTCTAGACGAGCTGCCTGACACACTTCAAAGCATCTTACAAAGTAAAGTTCGCGGCAGAACAGTTGTCAACCTATCTAACTAA